Within Planctomycetia bacterium, the genomic segment TCCGTGCTCGAGGCAAACAATCATTCCATGAAATCGCAAGGCAACGAATGAACATCAATCTGCTTGGGGCGTTGATTTGCTTGTTGTCGATGACGGCCACCTCGCGTTTCGGCATGGCTCAGTCTGTGAACGAACTAACCGATGGCTCGCCGGTCACCGACCTCGGCGGAGATCGTTGGACGAGCCGAGTCTTCAAGATCTTCGTGCCGGTTAACCAGACTCGACTCACTATCACTACCCGAGGAATAGCGACCGGAAGAGAAGCGGGCGTGACGTTGTATGCGAAGCACGGAGCGACGCCGACGACTACGGTCAACGACGCGCGCTCCGGCGTTGTCGGCAACAACGAGCGGATCTCCATCGCCGACCCGAAGGCTGGGGATTGGTATCTTCTACTCTACGCGACGACGGCCTATGGGCGCGTGACTCTGTCGGCCGACTACGACGACGCTCCGCCTGCCCCGACACCGCCGCCGGTTTTGACTGCGGCATCGGTGTTCAGCGACCACATGGTTCTTCAGCGGAATCAGCCGGTTCCCATCTGGGGAACGGCGAAGCCCGGCGACACGGTCACCGTGACGCTCTCTCCGCAAGGGCCGGCACCGATTAACCCGCCGGCGACCGTCGCGACTAAAGCCGATGGGAACGGCAGGTGGCGAGTTGAAATGGCTCCGCTGAAAGCCTCGTCGCAGCCGATGGACGTGCGCATCACTTCGGCGGCCGGCGATCCGGCCGCGGTCATGACCGATGTTCTCGTCGGGGAGGTGTGGGTGGCGTCTGGCCAGTCGAACATGGAGTGGCCGATCTACAAGTGCAGCAACGGTGCGGCGGATATCGCCGCTGCCGACGATTCGCAATTGCGCCTGCTGACGGTCCCGCTGGGCGTCAGCACCACCGGGCCGCGCGCCAGCATGCCGTTGCAATACAACGGCACCCCGAGCAAATGGAGGCTTTGCACGCCGGCCAACATCCCGAACTTTTCAGGCGTGGCTTACTACTTTGCGCGAGATCTGCGCAAAGCTTTGGGAATCCCGGTGGGTGTGATCTATCAAGCGATGGGAGGGACGACCTGT encodes:
- a CDS encoding pre-peptidase C-terminal domain-containing protein; the protein is MNINLLGALICLLSMTATSRFGMAQSVNELTDGSPVTDLGGDRWTSRVFKIFVPVNQTRLTITTRGIATGREAGVTLYAKHGATPTTTVNDARSGVVGNNERISIADPKAGDWYLLLYATTAYGRVTLSADYDDAPPAPTPPPVLTAASVFSDHMVLQRNQPVPIWGTAKPGDTVTVTLSPQGPAPINPPATVATKADGNGRWRVEMAPLKASSQPMDVRITSAAGDPAAVMTDVLVGEVWVASGQSNMEWPIYKCSNGAADIAAADDSQLRLLTVPLGVSTTGPRASMPLQYNGTPSKWRLCTPANIPNFSGVAYYFARDLRKALGIPVGVIYQAMGGTTCRAWSPRSAFTGDPMVEKYLADWDARIRNWNAQWGSDPAEDVNRPMVLYDAMIAPLQPYAIQGVIWYQGESDSGDAVTFRHLFPSLIKSWRREWGVRDFPFLFVQVAPHNGWTPELREAQLQTWQTVPNTAMVVTTDVGPVDPKDFHPPNKQPVGSRLALAARALVYGESLEYSGPVYASCASDNGRVIVRFTHAAGGLKTGDGKALRGFTIAGADGVFVDAEAVIEGDSVVVSSPSVPTPKAMRYGWANMLSCNLANGEGLPASPFRVSELAAQKPVK